The following proteins come from a genomic window of Triticum aestivum cultivar Chinese Spring chromosome 6A, IWGSC CS RefSeq v2.1, whole genome shotgun sequence:
- the LOC123128440 gene encoding uncharacterized protein isoform X2 produces the protein MATRPELMDDLLGEVLLRLPPDEPEHLFRAAIVCKSWLRIVCDPAFRRRYRAFHGAPPLLGLLHLLQVLQGSPAHRFASTTSMPDFPYPGSDGEGEHPTPLDCRHGRVLYHLVQGDSLVLVVSDPVTGDRRVLPAPGVDWFIWTAAVFCAADGCRHLDCQGGPFRVAFLGTGNDDRVVKANVYSSVTGAWSAPVCLDDGCEGYAQLKRDDIAKNFYHLPYVMPRRVAVIGDAVYFTLRSVDKILKYNLPNKCFSMISQPPHDLAPMALMVMEDSSLGFACINNSSLCLWSRKVDPEAAAEWVQCRVIELEKIIPDVDLDWEPFVVGSAEGVGVIFISTDAGLIATELKSGRVRKVDEPGEYFSVLPYMSFYTPDRGRLLALAKTH, from the exons ATGGCGACACGGCCGGAGCTGATGGACGACCTCCTCGGCGAggtcctcctccgcctcccgccggacGAGCCCGAGCACCTCTTCCGCGCCGCCATCGTCTGCAAGTCGTGGCTCCGCATCGTCTGCGACCCCGCCTTCCGCCGCCGCTACCGCGCCTTCCACGGAGCCCctcccctcctcggcctcctccacctGCTCCAGGTCCTCCAAGGAAGCCCCGCGCACCGCTTCGCCTCCACCACGTCGATGCCGGACTTCCCCTACCCGGGCTCCGACGGCGAGGGCGAGCACCCCACCCCCCTCGACTGCCGCCACGGCCGCGTGCTCTACCACTTGGTGCAGGGCGACAGCCTGGTTCTCGTCGTCTCAGACCCCGTCACGGGCGACCGGCGCGTTCTGCCCGCGCCGGGCGTCGATTGGTTCATCTGGACCGCCGCGGTGTTCTGCGCCGCCGATGGCTGCCGACATCTCGACTGCCAAGGCGGCCCCTTCCGCGTGGCCTTCCTGGGCACCGGCAACGACGACCGTGTCGTTAAGGCGAACGTGTACTCATCGGTGACAGGTGCGTGGAGTGCGCCAGTATGCCTCGACGATGGCTGTGAAGGCTATGCCCAGCTCAAGCGAGATGACATTGCAAAAAACTTCTACCACCTACCCTATGTCATGCCTCGGCGAGTAGCCGTCATTGGAGATGCAGTCTACTTCACACTTCGGTCGGTTGACAAAATCCTCAAGTACAACTTGCCAAACAAGTGCTTCTCCATGATCAGCCAGCCGCCACACGATTTGGCCCCAATGGCTCTCATGGTGATGGAGGACAGTTCGCTGGGGTTTGCCTGCATCAACAATTCTAGCCTTTGTTTGTGGTCAAGGAAGGTGGATCCAGAAGCGGCTGCAGAATGGGTGCAATGCAGGGTCATCGAGCTGGAGAAAATTATACCAGATGTCGATCTCGATTGGGAACCATTTGTGGTTGGTTCCGCAGAGGGTGTGGGTGTCATCTTCATAAGCACAGATGCTGGCTTAATCGCCACAGAGCTAAAGTCAGGGCGAGTCAGGAAGGTTGACGAGCCGGGAGAGTACTTTAGCGTCCTACCCTACATGAGCTTCTACACTCCAG ATCGTGGCAGATTGTTGGCGCTAGCGAAGACTCATTGA
- the LOC123128440 gene encoding uncharacterized protein isoform X1, whose protein sequence is MATRPELMDDLLGEVLLRLPPDEPEHLFRAAIVCKSWLRIVCDPAFRRRYRAFHGAPPLLGLLHLLQVLQGSPAHRFASTTSMPDFPYPGSDGEGEHPTPLDCRHGRVLYHLVQGDSLVLVVSDPVTGDRRVLPAPGVDWFIWTAAVFCAADGCRHLDCQGGPFRVAFLGTGNDDRVVKANVYSSVTGAWSAPVCLDDGCEGYAQLKRDDIAKNFYHLPYVMPRRVAVIGDAVYFTLRSVDKILKYNLPNKCFSMISQPPHDLAPMALMVMEDSSLGFACINNSSLCLWSRKVDPEAAAEWVQCRVIELEKIIPDVDLDWEPFVVGSAEGVGVIFISTDAGLIATELKSGRVRKVDEPGEYFSVLPYMSFYTPGIDRGRLLALAKTH, encoded by the exons ATGGCGACACGGCCGGAGCTGATGGACGACCTCCTCGGCGAggtcctcctccgcctcccgccggacGAGCCCGAGCACCTCTTCCGCGCCGCCATCGTCTGCAAGTCGTGGCTCCGCATCGTCTGCGACCCCGCCTTCCGCCGCCGCTACCGCGCCTTCCACGGAGCCCctcccctcctcggcctcctccacctGCTCCAGGTCCTCCAAGGAAGCCCCGCGCACCGCTTCGCCTCCACCACGTCGATGCCGGACTTCCCCTACCCGGGCTCCGACGGCGAGGGCGAGCACCCCACCCCCCTCGACTGCCGCCACGGCCGCGTGCTCTACCACTTGGTGCAGGGCGACAGCCTGGTTCTCGTCGTCTCAGACCCCGTCACGGGCGACCGGCGCGTTCTGCCCGCGCCGGGCGTCGATTGGTTCATCTGGACCGCCGCGGTGTTCTGCGCCGCCGATGGCTGCCGACATCTCGACTGCCAAGGCGGCCCCTTCCGCGTGGCCTTCCTGGGCACCGGCAACGACGACCGTGTCGTTAAGGCGAACGTGTACTCATCGGTGACAGGTGCGTGGAGTGCGCCAGTATGCCTCGACGATGGCTGTGAAGGCTATGCCCAGCTCAAGCGAGATGACATTGCAAAAAACTTCTACCACCTACCCTATGTCATGCCTCGGCGAGTAGCCGTCATTGGAGATGCAGTCTACTTCACACTTCGGTCGGTTGACAAAATCCTCAAGTACAACTTGCCAAACAAGTGCTTCTCCATGATCAGCCAGCCGCCACACGATTTGGCCCCAATGGCTCTCATGGTGATGGAGGACAGTTCGCTGGGGTTTGCCTGCATCAACAATTCTAGCCTTTGTTTGTGGTCAAGGAAGGTGGATCCAGAAGCGGCTGCAGAATGGGTGCAATGCAGGGTCATCGAGCTGGAGAAAATTATACCAGATGTCGATCTCGATTGGGAACCATTTGTGGTTGGTTCCGCAGAGGGTGTGGGTGTCATCTTCATAAGCACAGATGCTGGCTTAATCGCCACAGAGCTAAAGTCAGGGCGAGTCAGGAAGGTTGACGAGCCGGGAGAGTACTTTAGCGTCCTACCCTACATGAGCTTCTACACTCCAGGTATAG ATCGTGGCAGATTGTTGGCGCTAGCGAAGACTCATTGA
- the LOC123128439 gene encoding multiple organellar RNA editing factor 3, mitochondrial, whose product MAAVAVTRRRLSALLHSSRAIPRRLLLLTGAAASAPSAHPSPWAPPSRGAKTALPGRPGYSPLNDPSPNWSNRPPKETILLDGCDYEHWLIVMEFPADPKPSEEDMVAAYVKTLTAVLGSEEEAKKKIYSVCTTTYTGFGALISEELSYKVKGLPGVLWVLPDSYLDVPNKDYGGDLFVDGKVIHRPQFQFTERQQVRSRPRPRYDRRRETMQVERRETMQRGPSVQEHRPPFSKQVAQNNGQHEIVPPGRN is encoded by the exons ATGGCGGCTGTAGCCGTCACACGCCGGAGGCTCTCGGCGCTCCTCCACTCCTCCCGCGCGATTccccgtcgcctcctcctcctcaccggcgccgccgcctctGCGCCCTCAGCCCACCCCTCTCCGTGGGCGCCGCCGTCGCGAGGGGCAAAGACGGCGCTGCCGGGAAGGCCCGGGTACTCTCCGCTCAACGACCCGTCCCCGAACTGGAGCAACCGGCCACCCAAGGAGACCATCCTGCTGGATGGCTGCGACTACGAGCACTGGCTCATTGTCATGGAGTTCCCCGCCGACCCCAAGCCCTCCGAGGAAGATATGGTGGCCGCCTACGTCAAGACCCTCACCGCTGTGCTCGGAAG TGAGGAGGAGGCAAAGAAGAAGATCTACTCAGTATGCACTACAACTTACACAGGGTTTGGTGCGTTGATTTCGGAGGAGTTATCATACAAAGTTAAAG GATTGCCGGGAGTTCTTTGGGTATTACCTGATTCATATTTGGATGTGCCTAACAAGGATTATGGAG GTGATCTCTTTGTAGATGGCAAAGTCATTCATAGGCCACAATTTCAGTTCACTGAGAGGCAGCAGGTAAGGAGCAGACCTCGTCCCCGCTATGACAGGCGACGAGAGACTATGCAGGTTGAGCGAAGAGAAACTATGCAGAGAGGTCCTTCAGTACAAGAGCACAGACCTCCGTTTTCTAAGCAGGTTGCTCAAAATAATGGGCAGCATGAAATCGTACCGCCAGGAAGGAACTAA